The following proteins are encoded in a genomic region of Triticum dicoccoides isolate Atlit2015 ecotype Zavitan chromosome 1B, WEW_v2.0, whole genome shotgun sequence:
- the LOC119317092 gene encoding uncharacterized protein LOC119317092: MVAVILSNTRVMPTSYNKTIMSNLSLHRIGDGAGTNQATVIQKDYKFGHTAVNDWVIYEGAGPGPVFARGQGSHILAGNSISTIMITFEDPRYKGSSLAVMGNILDNGQWAIVGGTGLFKYATGFIDLVPVQQSSPKNISNITIEVCNPNY, from the exons ATGGTGGCTGTTATTTTGTCCAACACCCGGGTTATGCCCACCAGTTATAACAAGACCATCATGAGCAACTTGTCCTTGCACCGTATCGGCGATGGGGCCGGCACAAATCAAGCCACTGTGATCCAAAAGGATTACAAGTTTGGTCATACTGCTGTTAATGACTGGGTAATTTACGAAGGTGCAGGCCCCGGTCCGGTGTTCGCCCGCGGACAAGGCAGCCACATTCTTGCCGGCAACTCCATATCTACCATCATGATAACGTTCGAGGATCCAAG gtacaagggctccagccttGCTGTTATGGGCAACATCTTGGATAATGGTCAGTGGGCTATTGTTGGAGGGACTGGGTTATTTAAGTATGCAACTGGATTCATTGACTTGGTTCCTGTTCAACAGTCGAGCCCCAAGAACATTTCAAACATCACCATCGAAGTATGCAATCCAAATTATTGA